A stretch of Aedes aegypti strain LVP_AGWG chromosome 2, AaegL5.0 Primary Assembly, whole genome shotgun sequence DNA encodes these proteins:
- the LOC5574677 gene encoding uncharacterized protein LOC5574677 isoform X1 — protein sequence MEVGNFQGVVILSWRMFKFTPYTMDNLRNLFGQVSTLASSKTNSTVPANGTSTSAGSHNPGLNPGERQRSISGDFSSMDTHQNRTMKQYKTADRDSYYYIMWRS from the exons ATGGAAGTGGGGAACTTTCAGGGCGTCGTCATTCTGAGTTGGCGAATGTTTA aGTTCACACCGTACACGATGGACAACTTGAGAAATCTGTTTGGTCAAGTGTCGACGCTGGCGTCGTCCAAGACGAATTCTACGGTTCCGGCCAACGGAACGTCCACCAGTGCCGGATCGCACAATCCCGGACTGAACCCGGGCGAGCGGCAACGGTCCATCAGTGGAGACTTTTCCAGCATGGACACCCATCAGAACCGTACGATGAAGCAGTACAAAACTGCCGACCGGGACAGCTACTACTACATCAT
- the LOC5574677 gene encoding uncharacterized protein LOC5574677 isoform X2: MDNLRNLFGQVSTLASSKTNSTVPANGTSTSAGSHNPGLNPGERQRSISGDFSSMDTHQNRTMKQYKTADRDSYYYIMWRS; encoded by the coding sequence ATGGACAACTTGAGAAATCTGTTTGGTCAAGTGTCGACGCTGGCGTCGTCCAAGACGAATTCTACGGTTCCGGCCAACGGAACGTCCACCAGTGCCGGATCGCACAATCCCGGACTGAACCCGGGCGAGCGGCAACGGTCCATCAGTGGAGACTTTTCCAGCATGGACACCCATCAGAACCGTACGATGAAGCAGTACAAAACTGCCGACCGGGACAGCTACTACTACATCAT